In a single window of the Labilithrix sp. genome:
- a CDS encoding BolA family transcriptional regulator, producing the protein MSEIKDQIKSAILEKIPDGQVAVEAGSGGHFTISVVSPVFAGKNMVESQRLVYGAIAHLMKGDGAPVHAVDKLTTKAP; encoded by the coding sequence ATGAGCGAGATCAAGGACCAGATCAAGAGCGCGATCCTCGAGAAGATCCCGGACGGCCAGGTCGCCGTCGAGGCCGGCTCGGGCGGGCACTTCACGATCTCCGTCGTCTCGCCCGTCTTCGCGGGCAAGAACATGGTCGAGAGCCAGCGCCTCGTCTACGGCGCGATCGCGCACCTGATGAAGGGCGACGGCGCGCCGGTGCACGCCGTCGACAAGCTGACGACGAAGGCGCCGTAG
- the grxD gene encoding Grx4 family monothiol glutaredoxin gives MLSDTVKAQLEDLIKKNKVLLFMKGNKHFPQCGFSAQVVGILKEVGTPFETVNVLQDPGVRDGIKEYSSWPTIPQLYIEGEFVGGCDIVKEMYASGDLQKKLGVEDKPVTPPKVSIDAGAAKAIKDADDGSGDVLRLVISNNWQYDLSFDAKKPGDVEVEAGGVKVYFDRMSAKKADGLAIHWVETPDGGAFRIDNPNEPPRVKGVSAAEVKKWLDAGKEFAFFDVRTDEELRTAKVAAATHYEGEKSLAGIAKDHPIVFMCHHGMRSRQAAERILGSGYKQVYNLEGGIDAWSQTVDASVPRY, from the coding sequence ATGCTCTCCGACACCGTCAAGGCGCAGCTCGAAGACCTCATCAAGAAGAACAAGGTGCTGCTCTTCATGAAGGGCAACAAGCACTTTCCGCAGTGCGGGTTCTCCGCGCAAGTGGTCGGCATCCTCAAGGAGGTCGGCACGCCGTTCGAGACCGTGAACGTGCTGCAAGATCCCGGCGTACGCGACGGCATCAAGGAATACTCGAGCTGGCCCACGATCCCGCAGCTCTACATCGAGGGCGAGTTCGTCGGCGGCTGCGACATCGTCAAGGAGATGTACGCGTCGGGCGATCTCCAGAAGAAGCTCGGGGTGGAGGACAAGCCCGTCACGCCGCCGAAGGTCAGCATCGACGCCGGCGCGGCGAAGGCGATCAAGGACGCCGACGACGGCTCGGGCGACGTGCTCCGCCTCGTCATCTCCAACAACTGGCAATACGACCTCTCCTTCGACGCGAAGAAGCCGGGCGACGTCGAGGTCGAGGCCGGCGGGGTGAAGGTCTACTTCGATCGCATGAGCGCGAAGAAGGCCGACGGCCTCGCGATCCACTGGGTCGAGACGCCCGACGGCGGCGCGTTCCGCATCGACAACCCGAACGAGCCGCCGCGCGTGAAGGGCGTGTCCGCCGCCGAGGTGAAGAAGTGGCTCGACGCGGGCAAGGAGTTCGCGTTCTTCGACGTGCGCACCGACGAGGAGCTCCGCACCGCGAAGGTCGCCGCCGCGACGCACTACGAAGGCGAGAAGAGCCTCGCCGGCATCGCCAAGGATCACCCGATCGTCTTCATGTGCCACCACGGCATGCGCTCGCGCCAGGCCGCGGAGCGCATCCTCGGCAGCGGCTACAAGCAGGTCTACAACCTCGAAGGCGGCATCGACGCGTGGTCGCAGACCGTCGACGCCTCGGTGCCCAGGTACTGA
- a CDS encoding SUMF1/EgtB/PvdO family nonheme iron enzyme: MHVPRASIALAVALSIAACNRHEPVARSASVADAGAPGPSEPVAADAASPSPSPSPSPEDAGAPKSSAPGFEGGTIEGDGARIVIPEGAVAAPVAIKVTRVPDAELSSWPRGTALGFVFEPVAHRFHVPIKIELPHDDPSGEVMCEASGGERQLERFDTKPGPKPFRFYVVELPKRCAVYSLAHMKARKSSQEKADAIVTKQNASFKWESKGKVCDPHEFVRPNAGKDLREPAGLDGCPAGMAKIPGRAACVDRWEAHVVEVLEDGTEHTWSPYFNPAGVKIRAKSAPGAVPQGYISALQSAEACKAASKRLCKDDEWVAACKGAKGVQFPYGNAEKRGTCNDHRVAHPAMQYLESRDLSVFSKLEHPCINQISDSLLPAGSKKECKTSEAVFDMVGNLHEWSADPDGTFRGGYYVDTWLNGHGCDYVTTRHEARYWDYSTGFRCCADLASAK; this comes from the coding sequence ATGCACGTCCCGCGCGCGTCGATCGCGCTGGCGGTCGCTCTCTCGATCGCCGCCTGCAACCGGCACGAGCCCGTCGCGCGATCGGCGAGCGTCGCGGACGCCGGCGCGCCGGGGCCTTCGGAGCCGGTCGCGGCGGACGCTGCGTCGCCGTCGCCGTCGCCGTCGCCGTCGCCGGAGGACGCCGGGGCGCCGAAGAGCAGCGCGCCGGGGTTCGAAGGCGGCACGATCGAGGGGGACGGCGCGCGCATCGTCATCCCCGAGGGCGCGGTCGCGGCGCCGGTCGCGATCAAGGTCACGCGCGTTCCGGACGCGGAGCTCTCGTCGTGGCCGCGCGGCACCGCGCTCGGCTTCGTGTTCGAGCCGGTCGCGCATCGCTTCCACGTGCCGATCAAGATCGAGCTCCCGCACGACGATCCGTCGGGCGAGGTGATGTGCGAAGCGTCCGGCGGTGAGCGGCAGCTCGAGCGCTTCGACACGAAGCCGGGGCCGAAGCCCTTTCGCTTCTACGTCGTCGAGCTCCCGAAGCGATGTGCGGTCTACTCCCTCGCGCACATGAAGGCGCGCAAGAGCTCGCAGGAGAAGGCCGACGCGATCGTCACGAAGCAGAACGCGTCCTTCAAGTGGGAGAGCAAGGGCAAGGTCTGCGATCCGCACGAGTTCGTGCGCCCGAACGCGGGCAAGGACCTCCGCGAGCCGGCGGGTCTCGACGGCTGCCCCGCGGGGATGGCGAAGATCCCGGGGCGCGCGGCGTGCGTCGACCGGTGGGAGGCGCACGTGGTCGAGGTGCTCGAGGACGGCACGGAGCACACGTGGAGCCCCTACTTCAACCCGGCCGGCGTGAAGATCCGGGCGAAGAGCGCGCCGGGCGCGGTCCCGCAGGGGTACATCTCCGCGCTCCAGTCGGCGGAGGCGTGCAAGGCGGCGAGCAAGCGGCTCTGCAAGGACGACGAGTGGGTCGCCGCCTGCAAGGGCGCGAAGGGCGTGCAGTTCCCGTACGGCAACGCCGAGAAGCGTGGAACATGCAACGATCATCGCGTCGCCCATCCCGCGATGCAGTACCTCGAGTCGCGCGACCTCTCCGTGTTCTCGAAGCTCGAGCACCCGTGCATCAACCAGATCTCCGATTCGCTCCTCCCCGCCGGCAGCAAGAAGGAGTGCAAGACGTCGGAGGCCGTGTTCGACATGGTTGGAAACCTCCACGAATGGAGCGCCGATCCCGACGGCACCTTCCGCGGCGGCTACTACGTCGACACGTGGCTCAACGGGCACGGCTGCGACTACGTAACGACGCGGCATGAAGCGCGTTATTGGGACTACTCGACGGGCTTCCGCTGCTGCGCCGACCTCGCGAGCGCGAAGTAA